From a single Fulvivirga ulvae genomic region:
- a CDS encoding calcium/sodium antiporter has translation MLLNILMLVVGLFVLIIGGDFLVKGASSIALRAHISPLVVGLTIVAFGTSAPELLISVKAALDGSPDMTMGNVVGSNICNLALVLGVTAIIGVIKVNSDSIKIDWPVTMGSSLLLYFVVKEDTAMIKTFEGIIFIILLIVYTVFIVRKSRKETKARRALEEELQEVAPSRYMGKDAFFIVVGCAGLYFGADWFVGGAKNLALFLGVSERVIGITVLAMGTSLPELVTSIVASVKKETDLALGNLMGSNIFNILSILGITSIIKDIHVSDEIIRHDMVAMIGVTLLVLPMMLYKRTMGRVSGIILLAVYIFYTYTVIT, from the coding sequence ATGTTGCTAAATATACTAATGTTAGTTGTGGGCCTTTTTGTCCTCATCATTGGGGGTGACTTTCTTGTAAAGGGCGCATCAAGTATAGCATTAAGGGCTCATATATCACCACTTGTGGTAGGACTTACCATTGTGGCATTCGGCACCTCTGCTCCGGAACTTCTGATCAGCGTAAAAGCAGCTTTGGACGGTAGCCCGGATATGACAATGGGGAATGTTGTAGGCTCAAATATCTGCAACCTTGCGCTTGTGCTGGGGGTTACTGCTATCATTGGCGTTATTAAGGTCAACTCAGATAGTATCAAAATTGACTGGCCTGTTACAATGGGTAGTTCACTACTACTTTATTTTGTGGTTAAGGAAGATACAGCTATGATTAAGACCTTTGAGGGCATCATATTTATTATACTTCTTATTGTATATACAGTCTTTATAGTAAGGAAATCCCGAAAGGAAACCAAGGCAAGGCGGGCGCTTGAGGAAGAACTACAAGAGGTTGCACCCTCAAGGTATATGGGTAAAGATGCTTTTTTTATTGTGGTAGGGTGTGCGGGGCTTTATTTTGGAGCAGACTGGTTCGTAGGGGGTGCCAAAAATCTGGCTCTTTTTTTAGGGGTAAGCGAACGGGTAATCGGTATAACCGTACTGGCGATGGGAACAAGTTTGCCGGAGCTTGTCACCTCCATTGTAGCGTCCGTTAAAAAAGAAACCGATCTGGCCTTGGGCAATTTAATGGGGTCAAATATTTTTAATATTTTATCAATTCTTGGTATAACCAGCATTATAAAAGATATTCACGTTAGTGATGAGATAATAAGGCATGATATGGTGGCTATGATTGGGGTTACACTTCTTGTTCTGCCTATGATGCTTTATAAGCGGACTATGGGTAGAGTCTCGGGAATAATATTGCTTGCTGTTTATATTTTTTACACCTACACCGTTATAACATAA
- the upp gene encoding uracil phosphoribosyltransferase — protein MLKVLNQSNSVANHFLYEMRHIETQKDRAKFRNNLRRLGVVMAYEISKALSYTKAVVETPLDTMEVDLLAEQPVLISILRAALPFSDGFTEVFDQADVGFVGAYRMEEGAEIAVNFEYMASPAVEGRVVIVVDPMLATGKSIIESIDHLLNNGKPGHIHIAAAVAAPEGIDYISKMLKVEHTIWAGALDEKLNNKSYIVPGLGDAGDLCFGPKL, from the coding sequence ATGTTAAAAGTACTCAATCAGTCCAATTCGGTAGCCAATCATTTCTTGTATGAAATGAGGCACATAGAAACTCAGAAAGACCGCGCAAAATTCAGAAACAACCTTAGAAGGTTGGGCGTCGTCATGGCATACGAAATATCGAAGGCATTATCCTATACAAAGGCAGTCGTTGAGACGCCTCTTGATACCATGGAGGTGGACTTGCTTGCCGAACAGCCAGTTTTGATCTCCATATTAAGAGCTGCTCTGCCATTTTCAGATGGCTTTACAGAAGTGTTTGATCAGGCAGACGTTGGGTTTGTGGGGGCTTATCGCATGGAAGAAGGTGCAGAGATAGCTGTCAATTTTGAGTATATGGCTTCCCCCGCAGTGGAGGGCAGGGTAGTTATAGTTGTTGACCCCATGCTTGCTACAGGTAAGTCAATAATAGAATCGATAGATCATTTACTTAACAATGGTAAGCCGGGTCATATTCATATAGCTGCTGCTGTTGCCGCGCCGGAAGGAATTGACTATATTTCAAAGATGTTGAAGGTTGAACATACCATATGGGCCGGTGCTCTGGATGAGAAGCTTAACAATAAGTCCTACATCGTGCCAGGACTTGGTGATGCCGGAGATTTGTGTTTCGGACCGAAATTATAA
- a CDS encoding aminopeptidase codes for MKPHLSDINLLKQLCQIHATSGNESKMKDFILDYVNRKRGNWVCQPEVFHGPELQDCVILKFGTPKTAAFAHMDSIGFTVRYQNQLVAIGGPEVHSGYKLVGEDSLGLIECELEVNKDHQLFYKFGRAIDRGTDLVFKCEFEETDTEITSCYLDNRLGVYNLLKLAETLKNGVLVFSCWEEHGGGSIPLLVRFIYEKWQVTQGLISDITWVTDGVYPGEGVVISMRDRNIPRKSYIRRIIEIANDSEIPYQLEVEASGSSDGRELQISPYPFDWCFIGAPEENVHSPQEKVHKYDIICMLQLYKALMENL; via the coding sequence ATGAAGCCACATTTATCTGACATCAATTTGTTGAAACAACTATGTCAAATACATGCGACATCAGGGAATGAATCGAAAATGAAAGACTTTATTCTCGATTACGTAAATCGCAAAAGAGGTAATTGGGTTTGCCAACCGGAAGTTTTTCATGGACCGGAACTACAGGACTGTGTTATTTTAAAATTCGGTACACCAAAAACCGCTGCGTTTGCACACATGGATTCTATAGGGTTTACGGTTCGCTACCAAAATCAGCTGGTGGCAATAGGTGGCCCGGAAGTGCATAGCGGATACAAACTCGTAGGTGAAGATAGCCTTGGACTGATAGAATGTGAACTTGAAGTAAATAAAGACCATCAACTTTTCTACAAATTTGGTCGTGCCATTGACCGGGGCACCGATCTTGTTTTCAAATGCGAATTTGAAGAAACTGATACTGAGATAACCAGCTGCTACCTTGATAACCGTCTCGGAGTATACAACCTGCTGAAACTTGCTGAAACACTGAAAAATGGCGTATTGGTATTTAGCTGCTGGGAGGAGCACGGAGGAGGATCCATACCTTTATTAGTAAGGTTTATTTATGAAAAGTGGCAAGTAACCCAAGGGCTAATCTCTGACATTACGTGGGTAACGGATGGTGTGTACCCTGGAGAGGGTGTGGTCATCTCCATGCGTGACAGGAATATACCCAGAAAGTCTTACATAAGGCGCATCATTGAAATTGCAAATGATTCGGAAATACCCTATCAGCTGGAGGTCGAAGCAAGTGGCTCCAGTGATGGACGTGAACTGCAAATCTCTCCTTACCCGTTTGACTGGTGCTTTATAGGTGCTCCGGAAGAAAATGTACACTCTCCGCAGGAAAAAGTGCATAAGTATGATATTATATGTATGCTTCAGCTTTACAAAGCCCTCATGGAGAATCTTTGA
- the hpt gene encoding hypoxanthine phosphoribosyltransferase — MVVKDKEFVKFISSEEITAKIQALAVRINSDYKDKKPLFVAILNGSFMFAADLMKEVNIPCEISFVKVASYEEMESSGNVKQLIGLNENIFNKDVIIIEDIIDTGRTIAKILEEFRSLGASSIEVVTLLQKPKTNVSGEKLKYIGFDIPEKFVVGYGLDYDGLGRNLKDIYQLKE; from the coding sequence ATGGTAGTCAAAGACAAAGAGTTTGTAAAATTTATCAGTAGCGAAGAGATCACAGCTAAAATCCAGGCTTTGGCAGTCAGGATCAATAGTGATTACAAAGACAAAAAACCCCTGTTTGTTGCTATTTTAAACGGGTCTTTTATGTTCGCCGCTGATCTTATGAAAGAAGTTAATATTCCCTGCGAGATATCATTTGTTAAAGTTGCTTCTTATGAAGAAATGGAAAGCAGCGGCAACGTCAAGCAACTTATCGGCCTGAATGAAAACATTTTTAATAAAGATGTAATCATCATTGAAGATATTATTGACACCGGCCGAACAATAGCAAAAATACTAGAGGAATTCAGGTCCCTTGGGGCAAGTTCTATCGAAGTGGTGACGCTTCTGCAAAAGCCAAAAACAAATGTATCAGGAGAAAAGCTGAAATACATAGGCTTTGACATTCCTGAAAAATTTGTAGTAGGTTATGGCCTGGATTATGATGGATTGGGGAGAAATTTAAAAGACATTTACCAACTCAAGGAGTAA
- a CDS encoding adenylate kinase yields the protein MLNIVLFGPPGAGKGTQSEKLISRYNLEHISTGDLFRKHLNEGTELGKSAQKYMDDGFLVPDEVVIGMVDDKIKSSAGANGFIFDGFPRTIHQAEALDKLLNSKGNPISGMISLEVPFEELKKRLLERGKISGRVDDQNEEKIDNRIQVYLKETLPVSQYYKNQNKFNAIHGVGSIDDIFNNICGVIDSLKIEK from the coding sequence ATGTTAAATATCGTATTATTTGGCCCTCCCGGAGCCGGAAAAGGCACGCAAAGTGAGAAGCTCATCAGTAGATATAATCTTGAGCATATCTCTACCGGAGATTTATTCAGAAAACACCTCAACGAAGGTACTGAGTTGGGGAAAAGTGCTCAAAAATACATGGACGATGGTTTTCTCGTACCGGACGAAGTAGTAATAGGTATGGTTGATGATAAGATCAAAAGCAGTGCAGGAGCCAATGGCTTTATATTTGACGGCTTCCCTCGTACCATCCACCAGGCAGAGGCATTGGATAAGCTGCTAAATAGTAAGGGAAATCCCATATCAGGTATGATCTCACTGGAAGTTCCTTTTGAAGAGCTGAAAAAAAGACTGTTGGAAAGAGGCAAAATCTCAGGAAGGGTTGATGATCAGAATGAAGAAAAAATTGACAACCGAATTCAAGTCTACTTAAAAGAGACTCTGCCAGTTTCTCAATATTACAAGAATCAGAATAAATTTAACGCCATACATGGTGTGGGATCTATTGATGATATCTTCAATAATATCTGTGGTGTTATTGACTCCCTCAAAATAGAAAAGTAA
- the obgE gene encoding GTPase ObgE: MSSSNFIDYVKFCSRSGAGGAGSVHFRREKHVPKGGPDGGNGGRGGHIILKGNSQLWTLLHLKYQKHVIAGNGKPGEGGRRSGAQGEDIILEVPLGTVAKDFESGKKLFEITEDGEEVILTEGGRGGLGNENFKTAINQTPRFAQPGETGKEEWIVLELKLLADVGLVGFPNAGKSTLLSVLSAAKPEIADYPFTTLTPNLGVVSYRDYKSFVMADIPGIIEGAAEGKGLGIRFLRHIERNSILLFLIPTDAEDINKEYQILLGELKKYNPELLDKDRILAISKSDLLDEELIKEMKQELPEELPHVFISSVTQTGLLELKDLLWKFLNK, translated from the coding sequence GTGTCTTCATCTAACTTTATTGATTACGTAAAGTTCTGCTCGAGATCAGGAGCTGGAGGCGCTGGCTCTGTCCATTTCAGGCGGGAAAAACACGTTCCAAAGGGTGGTCCGGATGGTGGCAATGGCGGCCGGGGCGGTCATATCATCCTTAAAGGCAATTCCCAGCTATGGACACTACTACATCTCAAGTACCAGAAACATGTTATCGCTGGTAACGGCAAGCCCGGGGAAGGTGGGCGCCGCAGCGGTGCGCAAGGAGAAGATATAATTCTGGAAGTACCTTTAGGTACTGTTGCCAAAGATTTTGAAAGTGGCAAAAAGCTGTTCGAGATCACTGAAGACGGTGAGGAGGTTATCCTCACCGAAGGAGGTCGAGGAGGTTTAGGTAACGAAAACTTTAAAACAGCTATAAACCAAACCCCCCGATTCGCGCAACCAGGTGAGACAGGAAAAGAAGAGTGGATAGTACTGGAACTTAAACTTCTGGCAGATGTTGGCTTGGTAGGCTTTCCAAATGCAGGAAAATCAACTTTGCTCTCAGTACTATCAGCAGCCAAGCCTGAGATAGCCGATTATCCTTTTACCACATTAACCCCTAACCTGGGTGTGGTAAGCTACAGGGATTACAAATCGTTTGTCATGGCTGACATACCTGGTATCATTGAAGGTGCAGCGGAAGGAAAAGGTCTGGGCATCAGGTTCCTGCGCCATATTGAACGCAACTCCATCCTCCTTTTCTTAATACCAACTGACGCCGAAGACATCAACAAAGAATATCAGATACTCCTTGGGGAGTTAAAAAAATATAACCCGGAACTGCTGGATAAGGATAGGATACTGGCTATTTCCAAATCAGACCTTCTGGATGAGGAACTGATCAAAGAAATGAAGCAGGAATTGCCTGAAGAGCTTCCTCACGTTTTTATCTCATCCGTTACACAAACCGGGCTTTTGGAATTAAAAGACCTCCTTTGGAAGTTTTTGAATAAGTAA
- a CDS encoding nucleotide exchange factor GrpE, whose product MNKENIEENEVKDTKESTKADANAAEMGEKPENVDEIKEEVESKSEEREKEEVNAKDEVERLKDELAESKDKYLRLYSEFENFRRRTAKEKLDMVQTANEDLMAALIPVIDDFERAEKSFEDKSTDLNAVKEGVQLIHNKFKKVLEQKGLKAMEGKEGMDFDSEYHEAITQIPAPKKSLKGKVVDVVEKGYMLKDKVIRYAKVVIGN is encoded by the coding sequence ATGAACAAGGAGAATATAGAAGAAAACGAAGTGAAAGATACCAAAGAATCAACAAAAGCGGACGCAAATGCTGCCGAAATGGGCGAAAAGCCTGAAAATGTTGATGAAATAAAGGAAGAAGTCGAAAGTAAATCTGAAGAAAGGGAGAAGGAGGAAGTCAATGCAAAAGATGAAGTGGAGCGTCTGAAAGACGAATTGGCAGAGAGCAAAGACAAATACCTACGCCTTTACTCTGAATTTGAAAACTTCAGAAGAAGAACAGCCAAAGAAAAGCTGGACATGGTACAAACAGCCAATGAAGATCTGATGGCTGCTTTGATACCTGTAATCGACGATTTCGAAAGAGCAGAAAAATCATTTGAGGACAAAAGCACTGACCTTAACGCCGTTAAAGAAGGCGTACAACTCATACATAATAAATTTAAGAAAGTTTTAGAGCAAAAAGGCCTGAAAGCAATGGAGGGTAAAGAGGGCATGGATTTCGATTCGGAATACCACGAAGCCATTACTCAAATACCCGCACCCAAAAAGAGCCTGAAGGGTAAAGTGGTTGATGTTGTGGAGAAAGGCTACATGTTAAAAGACAAAGTTATAAGATACGCCAAAGTAGTTATCGGAAACTAA
- the dnaJ gene encoding molecular chaperone DnaJ codes for MAKRDFYEILGVDKSASQEEIKKAYRKVAIKYHPDKNPDDAEAEDKFKEAAEAYEILSNPEKRQRYDQFGHAGMNGGGFGGGMNMDDIFSQFGDIFGGGGSPFESFFGGGGGRRRQRRGSNLRIKLKLTLEEIAEGVEKKIKVNRLVRADGVTFKNCSTCHGSGQIRKAVNTMLGQMVSTSTCPTCNGSGQIIDHRPPGVDSSGLVPKEEVISVKIPGGVSDGIQLSMSGKGNEAPGGGLAGDLLIVVEEKEDDQLIREGNNVVYDLYVSFIDAALGTSVEVPTISGKARIKIDPGTQSGKILRLRGKGIKDLNGYGKGDQLIHVNVWTPKHLSSDEKAKLESMRDSTNFHPNPGKSEKSIFGKMREFFE; via the coding sequence ATGGCGAAAAGAGATTTTTACGAGATTTTAGGAGTGGATAAATCTGCTTCTCAGGAAGAGATCAAAAAGGCTTACAGAAAAGTGGCTATTAAGTATCACCCGGACAAGAACCCGGATGATGCCGAGGCTGAGGACAAATTTAAGGAAGCCGCAGAAGCCTATGAGATACTAAGTAACCCTGAGAAACGACAAAGATATGATCAGTTCGGACATGCAGGCATGAATGGCGGCGGCTTCGGCGGTGGCATGAACATGGACGACATTTTCTCTCAGTTCGGGGATATCTTTGGAGGAGGAGGCAGTCCGTTTGAAAGCTTCTTTGGTGGCGGTGGTGGCCGCAGAAGGCAAAGAAGGGGGTCAAACCTTCGCATTAAACTTAAACTTACTCTGGAGGAAATTGCCGAAGGCGTTGAGAAGAAGATCAAGGTAAACCGACTGGTTAGGGCCGATGGAGTTACTTTTAAAAATTGCTCTACCTGTCATGGAAGTGGCCAGATACGAAAGGCCGTAAACACTATGCTGGGCCAGATGGTATCTACCAGTACATGTCCGACCTGTAACGGATCAGGACAGATCATAGATCACAGGCCTCCCGGTGTTGATAGTTCAGGGCTGGTACCCAAAGAAGAAGTTATCAGCGTAAAGATACCTGGTGGAGTAAGCGATGGAATACAGCTTTCCATGTCAGGCAAGGGTAACGAAGCTCCGGGCGGAGGCCTGGCAGGTGACCTTCTGATTGTAGTGGAGGAGAAAGAGGATGATCAATTGATCAGAGAAGGTAACAATGTAGTTTATGATCTTTACGTTAGTTTTATCGACGCTGCATTGGGCACGTCGGTAGAAGTACCTACCATCTCAGGTAAAGCACGTATTAAAATAGATCCAGGTACGCAAAGCGGAAAAATACTCAGGCTCAGAGGTAAAGGTATTAAAGACCTTAATGGGTATGGAAAGGGTGATCAGCTCATTCACGTTAATGTGTGGACTCCGAAACATCTTTCTTCTGATGAAAAAGCAAAGCTTGAAAGCATGCGTGATTCTACTAATTTTCACCCCAATCCAGGGAAAAGTGAAAAGAGTATTTTCGGAAAAATGAGAGAGTTTTTTGAATAA
- a CDS encoding ABC transporter ATP-binding protein has translation MEALIAKNITKRYSNHTALDNVSLSIPSQSIFGLLGPNGAGKTTMIRIINQIIDADEGEILIDGEKLNPDHISIIGYLPEERGLYKKMKVGEQLVYLGQLRNLSRKESIMRSKAWTKKLGIYEWWDKKVEDLSKGMAQKIQFISTVLHEPRLIILDEPFSGFDPVNANLIKDEIFELREKGSTIIFSTHRMESVEELCDHIALINNSKLILEGSKKDIKHSYRSNTYIVEHQGSLNGSLPDRFSVLANNPLHDNFYQSTVKMTEETSPNELLKSLLTITEVHSFVEKIPSISEIFISKVGGAK, from the coding sequence TTGGAAGCACTTATTGCAAAAAATATTACAAAGCGGTATTCCAATCATACTGCTCTTGATAATGTAAGCCTGAGTATTCCCTCACAGAGCATTTTTGGGCTTTTGGGGCCTAATGGCGCCGGAAAAACCACAATGATCCGAATTATCAATCAGATCATAGATGCCGACGAAGGGGAGATACTCATCGATGGGGAAAAGCTCAACCCTGACCACATCTCGATTATTGGCTATTTGCCTGAAGAAAGAGGCCTGTACAAAAAAATGAAAGTTGGCGAGCAACTTGTATACCTGGGTCAACTCAGAAACCTCTCCAGAAAGGAGTCTATTATGAGGAGTAAAGCCTGGACTAAAAAACTGGGAATTTACGAATGGTGGGACAAGAAGGTAGAGGATCTCTCAAAGGGTATGGCACAAAAGATACAATTTATATCAACAGTGCTACATGAACCCAGACTTATTATACTGGATGAACCGTTTTCAGGCTTTGATCCTGTCAACGCCAATCTGATAAAAGATGAAATTTTTGAGCTTCGGGAAAAGGGTAGCACCATTATATTCTCAACTCACCGGATGGAGTCAGTTGAAGAGCTTTGTGACCATATTGCACTGATAAATAACTCAAAGCTGATTCTCGAAGGCTCTAAAAAAGACATTAAACACTCCTACCGGTCAAACACATATATAGTCGAGCATCAGGGATCACTTAACGGATCACTACCTGACCGGTTTTCAGTATTGGCCAATAATCCATTACATGATAATTTCTATCAGAGTACGGTAAAAATGACTGAGGAAACAAGCCCTAATGAATTACTCAAGAGTCTGCTGACCATAACTGAAGTACATTCGTTTGTTGAGAAAATTCCAAGTATCAGTGAAATATTCATTTCTAAAGTAGGAGGTGCCAAATGA
- a CDS encoding ABC transporter permease has translation MNKTLLIIQREFLSRVKKKSFLIATILVPLIFPALIGGIGYVMKKESENASAQVIHVLDEQGSFDFENTEKYKFIKASGDLEAAKTTLSESDDYGLLYIPDFNIETPEGLVLYTKSNPNFSTIGDIENEIEDVIKDSKLQIYNIDKEVLAKLKTKIDLRSVNISEGEEKESDAGISFGIGYFTGFLIYIFMFAYGGQVMQGVIEEKSSKIVEVIISTVKPFQLMLGKILGVASVGLFQVLIWVVLIAVLSTIVLGLLGMEIPQEATIQGADVETSEKFVRLLANIPFTKIILTFIFYFIGGYLLYGALFAAAGSAVDSPSEAQQFMFPIMIPLIAGIIGMGSIVNNPDGNVSFWLSIIPFTSPIAMMGRIGFGVPAWELALSMVLLVLGFVFTTWLAGRIYRVGILMHGVKVNYKTLAKWFMMKN, from the coding sequence ATGAACAAGACATTATTAATAATACAAAGAGAGTTTTTGAGCAGGGTCAAGAAAAAATCTTTTCTGATCGCGACTATTCTGGTTCCCCTGATATTTCCGGCATTAATAGGAGGTATAGGCTATGTAATGAAAAAGGAATCTGAAAATGCCAGCGCTCAGGTGATCCATGTTTTGGATGAGCAGGGCTCATTCGACTTCGAAAACACTGAAAAATACAAGTTTATTAAGGCCTCAGGGGATTTGGAAGCTGCCAAAACTACCCTTTCAGAATCCGATGATTATGGTTTATTATATATCCCCGATTTCAATATTGAAACACCTGAGGGATTGGTGCTTTATACCAAAAGCAACCCCAATTTTTCTACAATAGGAGATATTGAAAATGAGATTGAGGATGTTATCAAAGACAGTAAACTCCAGATTTACAATATCGACAAAGAGGTACTTGCCAAGCTGAAAACCAAAATAGACCTGCGTTCAGTAAACATTAGTGAAGGTGAGGAAAAAGAAAGTGATGCAGGAATATCATTTGGTATAGGGTACTTTACAGGGTTCCTCATCTACATCTTTATGTTTGCCTATGGAGGTCAGGTAATGCAAGGCGTTATAGAAGAAAAAAGCAGTAAGATTGTAGAAGTAATAATTTCTACGGTCAAACCATTCCAGTTGATGCTAGGAAAGATACTTGGAGTAGCTTCCGTAGGCCTCTTTCAGGTACTCATATGGGTTGTACTTATAGCGGTACTTTCCACCATCGTACTTGGGCTTTTAGGTATGGAAATACCCCAGGAAGCTACTATTCAGGGAGCTGATGTGGAAACATCAGAAAAGTTTGTCCGCTTGCTTGCCAATATCCCGTTTACGAAGATTATACTTACCTTTATTTTCTATTTTATCGGGGGTTATCTGCTTTATGGTGCATTGTTTGCTGCAGCCGGCTCTGCAGTTGATTCTCCCTCAGAGGCCCAGCAATTTATGTTTCCGATCATGATCCCCTTGATCGCCGGGATAATTGGTATGGGAAGTATCGTTAACAATCCCGACGGCAACGTTAGTTTCTGGCTGTCCATAATTCCTTTCACCTCTCCTATTGCTATGATGGGCCGCATAGGGTTTGGTGTGCCTGCCTGGGAACTGGCACTGTCCATGGTGTTACTGGTACTTGGATTTGTATTTACCACATGGCTTGCCGGCAGAATTTACCGGGTTGGCATACTTATGCACGGTGTTAAGGTGAATTATAAAACCCTGGCAAAGTGGTTTATGATGAAGAATTAG
- a CDS encoding sensor histidine kinase, whose amino-acid sequence MAKTSKATGIDIYYNKSKIKWIVLVVSVFISVASIYYTDRLVDQLKERERKQIELFAKALEHTANESLDNNVYFITDQILFENNSIPTILITENGEITGHRNIEIDSSASQVQMNQQLYEELEEMRNTYDPIEVRLKDPNTNELYEVQHVYYKNSFLLTQLIYYPYIQLSVISLFAFIVYLIFNYSKAAEQNRVWVGLAKETAHQLGTPISSLMAWVEYFKDQAQIEDKNLFDELDKDIKKLQVITERFSNIGSTPVLSEENVEVLIKNIIDYLKPRISPKVNMTVDSLTPQITAMINPPLFEWVIENLCKNAVDAMSGSGSINIYILKGSDHRVFVDITDTGKGIPKSKIRQVFSPGFTTKKRGWGLGLTLAKRIIEIYHQGKIFVKSSEENQGTTFRIILHT is encoded by the coding sequence ATGGCGAAAACAAGTAAAGCAACAGGTATCGATATCTATTACAATAAATCCAAGATCAAATGGATTGTTTTAGTAGTGTCCGTGTTTATTAGTGTTGCCTCTATTTATTATACCGACAGGCTTGTTGACCAGTTGAAGGAAAGAGAACGTAAGCAGATAGAGCTTTTTGCCAAGGCGCTGGAACATACTGCTAACGAAAGCCTTGATAATAATGTCTACTTTATTACCGATCAGATATTGTTTGAAAACAATTCTATTCCCACTATTCTTATTACTGAAAACGGAGAAATTACCGGACACCGTAACATTGAAATTGATTCCTCTGCCTCTCAGGTTCAAATGAATCAGCAGTTATATGAAGAGCTTGAGGAAATGAGGAACACATACGATCCGATTGAAGTGAGGTTAAAAGATCCCAATACCAATGAGTTATACGAAGTCCAGCATGTCTACTATAAAAACTCATTTCTGCTCACCCAGTTGATATACTATCCGTACATTCAGCTATCGGTAATCTCATTATTTGCATTTATTGTTTATTTAATATTCAACTACTCTAAGGCTGCAGAACAAAATCGTGTTTGGGTAGGGCTGGCCAAAGAAACTGCCCACCAGCTTGGGACACCCATTTCATCATTAATGGCCTGGGTGGAATATTTTAAGGATCAGGCACAGATAGAGGATAAAAATCTGTTTGACGAGCTGGACAAGGACATTAAAAAGTTGCAGGTAATTACGGAGCGGTTTTCCAACATTGGCTCTACTCCGGTGCTTTCCGAGGAAAATGTAGAAGTCTTAATCAAAAATATCATTGATTACCTGAAGCCAAGGATCTCCCCAAAAGTTAACATGACGGTGGACTCTCTAACGCCGCAAATCACGGCAATGATCAACCCTCCGCTTTTCGAATGGGTAATCGAAAACCTCTGCAAGAATGCTGTTGACGCCATGAGCGGATCCGGTTCAATTAATATTTACATTTTGAAAGGTAGCGACCATCGCGTATTCGTAGATATCACGGATACCGGAAAAGGTATTCCGAAATCTAAAATAAGGCAGGTCTTCAGTCCGGGATTTACAACAAAAAAGAGAGGCTGGGGACTGGGTTTAACATTGGCCAAAAGGATCATAGAAATTTACCATCAGGGTAAGATTTTTGTTAAGTCTTCGGAGGAAAATCAGGGCACAACATTCCGAATAATATTACACACCTGA